A single window of Toxotes jaculatrix isolate fToxJac2 chromosome 4, fToxJac2.pri, whole genome shotgun sequence DNA harbors:
- the zgc:136472 gene encoding protein disulfide-isomerase — translation MRRLLLLGVTAFCLCVFVAADTQQDRQGDKSFPEKDGVLQLKKGNFNRALRKYKQLLVHFYAPLSGEAYRVSAAFEDAAAELQESEVKLAVVDVTKEKDLAKDLNATGPPTIRLYLAGDKHNPVPCPVPQSSASILTWLKRREGSAADFITDLSQLEASEELTVVGFFKDLDHEYVQVFYAAAINLPDISFAVTQNNDVISKYGLTHDVVLLLKKSKLIQAYKMMPQTSKEELIIFITVYQMDPVTEYTGKTATQVLSSPVLNHALLFVNKSSADFEEIYSAFNSAAKAFRLKILFVWVNVDEPRNGRLMEYFRVRDFEAPLIRLVNLTDHVTYHLPSDSLDTDTIKKFCQSYLEGKAKPKMQSEPIPEGWDTKPVKELVGVTLEKVAFNPDKTVFVLFYLPYSQESRALFPLWEKLAEALKEREDVVIARFDASANDINMSMQGSYPSLCLFPALHAERMVVYTGKRKLKDLVKFLDKEMEKAKIERVKEDEDRRKYIEAIKAEEAKKANKTKDEL, via the exons ATGAGGAGACTGTTGCTGCTCGGGGTGACggccttctgtctctgtgtgtttgtcgcCGCTGACACACAGCAAGACCGACAGGGAGACAAATCCTTCCCTGAGAAGGATGGCGTTTTACAGCTGAAGAAAGGAAATTTCAACAGGGCACTGAGAAAATACAAGCAGCTCCTTGTGCATTTCT ATGCTCCTCTGTCTGGAGAAGCCTATCGTGTGTCCGCAGCTTTTGAGGATGCTGCTGCGGAGCTTCAAGAGTCAGAGGTCAAACTGGCAGTCGTTGATGTTACAAAGGAAAAGGACCTGGCTAAAGATCTAAATGCCACAGGTCCCCCAACAATCAGGCTGTACCTCGCTGGAGATAAACACAACCCTGTGCCCTGCCCTG TTCCTCAGAGCTCGGCGTCCATCTTGACCTGGCTGAAAAGAAGGGAGGGGTCTGCTGCTGACTTCATCACAGATCTTAGCCAATTAGAGGCATCAGAGGAGCTGACAGTGGTTGGGTTCTTTAAG gacctGGACCATGAGTATGTCCAGGTGTTCTACGCTGCGGCCATCAACCTTCCTGACATCAGCTTTGCTGTGACACAGAACAATGATGTTATCAGTAAATATGGTCTCACACACGATGTTGTGCTGCTGCTTAAAAAG tcTAAGCTCATCCAGGCTTATAAAATGATGCCTCAGACATCTAAAGAGGAGCTGATCATCTTTATCACCGTCTACCAGATGGACCCAGTCACCGAGTACACCGGAAAG ACAGCCACGCAGGTCTTATCCTCACCTGTGTTAAACCACGCCCTCCTGTTTGTGAACAAGAGCTCTGCAGACTTTGAAGAGATTTACTCTGCCTTTAACAGTGCTGCAAAGGCATTCAGGTtgaag attttgtttgtgtgggtgaACGTGGATGAGCCTCGTAATGGCAGGCTGATGGAGTACTTCCGTGTACGAGATTTTGAGGCTCCTCTCATCCGATTGGTCAACCTGACAGACCATGTGACCTATCACCTGCCCTCTGACTCTCTGGATACTGATACCATAAAAAAATTCTGTCAATCCTACCTCGAGGGCAAGGCTAAG CCTAAGATGCAGAGTGAGCCGATACCTGAGGGATGGGACACAAAGCCGGTGAAGGAGCTGGTGGGAGTGACTCTGGAGAAAGTTGCCTTTAACCCAGACAAGACCGTTTTTGTCCTGTTCT ATCTGCCCTACAGTCAGGAGTCCCGTGCTCTGTTCCCACTGTGGGAGAAACTAGCCGAGGCcttaaaggagagagaggacgtGGTCATCGCTCGATTCGATGCCTCTGCCAATGACATCAACATGTCGATGCAGGGATCCTACCCATCACTCTGCCTGTTTCCTGCTCTGCATGCTGAAAGG ATGGTGGTTTACACTGGAAAAAGGAAGTTGAAGGACCTGGTTAAGTTTCTGGATAAAGAGATGGAAAAAGCCAAAATAGAGAGAGTTAAG GAGGATGAAGACAGGAGGAAGTACATCGAGGCCATAAAAGCTGAAGAggcaaaaaaagccaacaaaacCAAAGACGAGCTTTAG
- the LOC121181038 gene encoding protein PERCC1, whose translation MAAGVIRNFLVQAPTPAYFPLIFQHSPCKEDEEEEKQEEKPEEREDEEEREEEEEDEESEAQEEEEECLEEVFLNPSHCALDVTKQLLRFADLISRDVQRYFGRCSGDQEACDIYSDSVSVTTSGRLRYYDDLLRIARAGSPEEQEGSFGICSDHQRVGVAKGNSSLGPLAELFNHMGPSQSRGRPMIKRHLPLSFWTEPIPCCSLVSFSNAPEFTHTSSDTPSQDNTHTDSDTHMHYNALTHHNTHTPIDNNQPDFSDLLANWDPNPELTHALTENTHMQH comes from the coding sequence ATGGCGGCAGGCGTCATCAGGAACTTCCTTGTCCAGGCCCCGACTCCAGCCTACTTCCCCCTGATTTTCCAGCACTCTCCATGcaaagaagacgaagaagaggagaagcaggaggaaaagccagaggagagggaagatgaagaagaaagagaagaagaggaggaggatgaagaatcTGAAGctcaggaggaagaagaagagtgttTAGAGGAGGTTTTTCTAAACCCGTCCCACTGCGCTTTGGATGTGACCAAGCAGCTGCTGAGGTTTGCAGACCTCATCAGTCGTGATGTTCAGAGGTATTTCGGCCGCTGCTCTGGTGACCAAGAGGCTTGTGACATCTACAGCGACTCTGTCTCCGTCACAACCAGCGGGCGTCTGCGTTACTACGATGACCTGCTGAGAATAGCAAGAGCAGGAAGTCCAGAGGAGCAAGAAGGCAGCTTTGGGATTTGTAGTGATCATCAACGAGTCGGGGTTGCTAAGGGCAACAGCAGTTTGGGGCCCCTGGCTGAACTGTTCAACCACATGGGCCCCAGCCAGAGCCGTGGTCGACCCATGATCAAGCGGCACCTGCCGCTCAGTTTCTGGACTGAGCCGATcccctgctgctcactggtcaGTTTCAGTAACGCACctgaattcacacacacaagcagtgaCACACCTTcacaggacaacacacacacagactctgacacacacatgcactatAATGCACTCAcgcaccacaacacacacacacccatcgaCAACAATCAACCAGACTTTAGTGACTTGCTGGCAAACTGGGATCCAAACCCAGAGCTCACACACGCACTGAcggagaacacacacatgcagcactga
- the LOC121180635 gene encoding toll-like receptor 2: MKTRTFLTLILLLMRQSFSLCRPQCHICEQTMWNCSRQNLREVPVAPSVLITELDLSFNRLETIMKDDFLAYGGLRSLILTRNKIKTIHELAFDPLIDLEKLDLSLNQLNTLCSRWFKNLCSLQYLNLLGNNYKTLGQGNLFQPLKKLKTLYFGGLYLRSVRKGDFSGLRGLEELFIDGKKLQDYAQGSLRQIGPISQVTLGLNGPFMMNLTLVEVLLSDVVHPNTTLTFTDTWFFSVYQMLPFKVVYTGGTTGLAFKNVNITISAGAALLHHLSDSSVTMLTVEDTNFQLRSLDPVMSVPDMDHLQSVVVKNVNVPQFYSFPALLVMHPLLKVARRFTVLNSKFFALPCQSSALFSKPEYIDISGNILSDFALSEMMCYGKGVLWNLQTINVSRNHLLSINSQLFTKLNKLENIDMSGNAFHSMPETCNWPLSLRFLNLSSAHLTRVTSCLPQSLRILDLSNNDFTVFNIELPFLRELYISGNKIGSLPDGGLYPRLVSLSIRNNNLQTFSDNNLNDYNNLKSLEAAYNTYVCSCDFVAFMTSDLTKHRVRIRDDLKSYICDSPDTARGQSVADVSLSVFECHKVLSSSLLCSGILAVFLLIAGLCHKFSVVWYMRMTWTWLRAKRKPKLKEGELEYDAFVSYSEMDSGWVEAHLVPELEQSEPPLRLCLHKRDFVPGGWIVDNIMDAIERSHKTLFILSQHFVRSEWCKYELDYTHFRLFEQNDDRVVLILLEPIDKKAIPKKFCKLRRVMNSRTYLEWPGDDDQIARFWQSLRTAIERPVTDDGSLIDFTGNLII, translated from the coding sequence ATGAAAACCCGGACATTTCTCACGTTAATTCTTCTGCTGATGCGTCAAAGCTTCTCACTCTGCAGACCACAGTGTCACATCTGTGAGCAAACAATGTGGAACTGCTCGAGACAAAACCTGAGGGAAGTCCCTGTAGCCCCCTCAGTGCTCATCACTGAACTCGACCTCTCATTCAACAGACTGGAGACAATAATGAAAGATGACTTTCTTGCTTATGGCGGTTTGAGGTCTTTGATCCTGACTcgcaacaaaatcaaaacaatccATGAGCTAGCATTTGACCCGCTGATTGATTTGGAGAAACTGGACCTGTCCTTAAACCAACTGAACACGTTGTGTTCCAGATGGTTTAAGAACCTTTGTTCCCTTCAGTACTTGAATCTTTTGGGAAACAATTATAAAACATTAGGCCAAGGCAATCTGTTCCAGCCTCTGAAGAAATTAAAGACCCTGTATTTTGGAGGACTTTACCTTCGGTCAGTCAGAAAAGGTGATTTTTCAGGGCTTAGAGGTCTTGAAGAGCTGTTTATTGATGGGAAAAAACTACAGGACTATGCACAAGGAAGTTTGAGGCAAATTGGGCCCATTAGCCAGGTGACCCTTGGTCTGAATGGTCCATTTATGATGAATCTAACACTTGTAGAAGTCTTACTGTCTGATGTTGTACACCCAAACACAACGCTGACTTTCACTGACACCTGGTTCTTCTCAGTGTATCAAATGCTGCCATTTAAAGTGGTTTACACTGGTGGTACTACAGGTcttgcttttaaaaatgttaacatcACAATTTCAGCTGGTGCTGCACTTCTACATCACTTGTCAGACTCCAGTGTAACTATGTTGACAGTTGAAGATACAAATTTCCAGCTACGGTCTCTGGACCCCGTTATGTCAGTCCCAGACATGGACCATTTGCAGTCTGTCGTCGTAAAAAACGTGAATGTTCCTCAGTTCTACAGTTTTCCAGCCCTCCTTGTCATGCATCCACTATTGAAAGTGGCGCGAAGGTTTACTGTGCTGAACTCCAAGTTTTTTGCCCTTCCCTGTCAatcctctgctctcttctcaAAGCCGGAGTACATAGACATCAGTGGCAACATTTTGAGTGACTTTGCGCTGAGCGAAATGATGTGTTACGGCAAAGGTGTCCTTTGGAATCTGCAAACCATCAACGTCAGCAGGAATCACCTGCTGTCAATCAACAGCCAGCTCTTCACCAAACTAAACAAGCTTGAAAACATTGACATGAGTGGTAATGCGTTTCACAGTATGCCTGAGACTTGTAACTGGCCACTGAGTCTCAGGTTCTTAAACCTTTCGTCAGCACATTTAACAAGGGTGACCTCTTGTCTGCCGCAAAGTTTACGCATCCTTGACCTGTCGAACAATGACTTTACTGTGTTCAACATCGAACTACCTTTTCTCAGAGAGTTATACATCTCTGGCAACAAGATCGGTAGTTTGCCTGATGGTGGTTTATATCCTCGTCTTGTATCTCTCTCCATTCGAAACAACAACTTACAGACATTCAGCGATAATAATCTAAATGATTATAATAATCTGAAGAGTCTGGAGGCTGCTTATAACACATACGTCTGTTCATGTGATTTTGTAGCGTTCATGACAAGTGACTTGACGAAACATCGAGTCAGAATTAGAGATGATCTCAAGTCGTACATCTGTGACTCCCCCGACACTGCGAGAGGACAGAGTGTAGCAGACGTGAGCTTGTCGGTGTTTGAGTGCCACAAGGTTTTATCTTCTTCTTTACTCTGCTCAGGCATCCTGGCAGTGTTTCTGCTCATTGCAGGTTTGTGTCACAAGTTCAGTGTTGTGTGGTATATGAGGATGACCTGGACCTGGCTGAGAGCTAAAAGGAAACCAAAGTTAAAAGAGGGAGAGCTTGAGTATGACGCCTTTGTGTCCTACAGCGAGATGGACTCTGGTTGGGTGGAGGCGCATCTGGTCCCGGAGCTCGAGCAATCTGAGCCTCCCCTCcgactctgcctccacaaaagAGATTTTGTTCCTGGAGGATGGATTGTAGATAACATCATGGATGCCATTGAGAGGAGTCACAAGACACTCTTCATCCTTTCTCAGCATTTTGTCAGGAGCGAATGGTGCAAGTACGAGCTGGACTACACCCATTTTAGACTGTTTGAACAAAATGACGACAGAGTTGTGCTGATTCTGTTGGAGCCCATTGATAAGAAGGCCATCCCCAAAAAGTTCTGTAAGCTGCGGAGAGTCATGAACTCCAGGACGTACTTGGAGTGGCCCGGCGATGACGACCAGATCGCCAGGTTCTGGCAGAGTTTGAGGACAGCTATTGAAAGACCTGTGACTGATGATGGCAGTTTAATCGATTTCACTGGTAATTTGATCATTTga
- the si:dkeyp-75b4.8 gene encoding lipopolysaccharide-induced tumor necrosis factor-alpha factor homolog isoform X1 yields the protein MEPPPYEEASLHPPALSTEGVNIPPPPSYNASLSSPSTPPPTYGEAVTIQPNPFPVLTPPSVPTAVTSPPQNTGNIIHPHTQVGVTPPVSGRQTQPAVVVTQPLPVPISVTCLRDIPGLVRCPHCHHTVTTKVTYLPGRAAWCMCVLLTLMGLVCGFCLIPLMVRGLQDAHHSCPQCGNHLHIHTR from the exons ATGGAACCCCCTCCCTATGAAGAGGCCAGTCTCCACCCTCCTGCTCTGAGTACAGAAGGAGTTAacatccccccacccccttcctacaacgcctccctctcctccccctcaaCACCTCCTCCCACCTATGGAGAAGCAG TTACAATCCAGCCGAATCCATTTCCTGTCCTGACTCCACCCTCTGTGCCAACTGCTGTGACCTCACCTCCCCAAAACACTGGAAACATAATCCATCCACATACACAAG TTGGTGTAACACCGCCTGTCAGCGGCAGACAAACTCAGCCAGCAGTAGTTGTGACCCAGCCACTGCCTGTTCCTATCTCAGTGACATGTCTGAGAGACATCCCTGGTTTGGTACGCTGCCCACACTGCCACCACACTGTCACCACTAAAGTCACATACCTGCCTGGGAGGGCTGcctggtgtatgtgtgtgcttctcaCATTGATGgg gctggTCTGTGGCTTCTGTCTGATCCCGTTAATGGTACGTGGACTACAAGATGCACATCACTCCTGCCCACAGTGTGGAAACCATCTGCACATTCACACAAGATGA
- the pdia2 gene encoding protein disulfide-isomerase A2 encodes MKTHTLLSVTLLGLLLWASCIQADGSDENSDKQAETQEETSKETAEETSAEAETEEETEEEPKKEKTTEIEEEKDVMVLHINNFARALSENQYLLVEFYAPWCGHCKQLEPLYAEAAGKLKEEQPAMRLAKVDATEEKELAEEFDIGGFPSLKLFVNGDRKQPIDYTGKRSVEGIIQWMKRRTGPGAPVLDSAESAAQFIDAHNITVVGFFDNLEGEATKVFKEVAFDMTDTEFAMTATPEVFQKYEVKANSVVLFKKFDDGRADFALSEDGKLDKNNLTNFIKENSLELIITFRQETADKIFTSSITLHSLLFINSTVESQAALVDESRSIAKEFKGKMLFIVIDVTAALSHVLTYFGVSKNDAPTARIINMETGKKFNIASGDLTVNSLRQLCQEVVDGTAKPYYRTEEIPEDWNKGPVKVLVGKNFESVALDPTKNVFVEFYAPWCGHCKELAPIWEQLGEKYADHEDIIIAKMDATANEVESIEIQGFPTLKYFPADGKEVVEYAGKRDLETLSKFLDNGGVLPEEGSNEEEDEDDEEDEEDDDAKEGDGPSEDSEDTDESAEVQTNITSKDEL; translated from the exons ATGAAAACGCACACTCTTTTGTCCGTAACTCTCCTGGGCCTGCTGCTGTGGGCCTCCTGCATCCAGGCCGACGGCTCCGACGAAAACAGTGAcaaacaggcagaaacacaaGAAGAGACCTCaaaggagacagcagaggagactTCAGCAGAAGCAGAGACGGAGGAGGAAACTGAGGAAGaaccaaagaaagagaaaacaacagagatagaggaggagaaagatgtGATGGTTCTCCACATCAACAACTTTGCCCGAGCTCTCAGCGAGAATCAGTATTTACTGGTCGAATTCT atgctCCCTGGTGTGGTCACTGTAAACAGCTGGAGCCACTGTACGCAGAGGCTGCTGGGAAGCTGAAGGAGGAGCAACCAGCGATGCGTTTGGCCAAAGTGGACgccacagaggagaaggagctgGCTGAAGAGTTTGACATCGGGGGCTTCCCCTCTCTGAAACTGTTCGTCAACGGAGACCGCAAGCAGCCCATCGATTACACtg GTAAGAGGTCGGTAGAGGGAATAATCCAGTGGATGAAGCGTCGTACAGGTCCTGGTGCTCCAGTCCTCGACTCTGCAGAGTCTGCAGCTCAGTTCATCGATGCCCATAACATCACTGTTGTCGGATTCTTTGAT aatCTGGAAGGTGAGGCCACCAAGGTGTTCAAGGAAGTTGCCTTTGATATGACCGACACAGAGTTTGCCATGACAGCGACTCCTGAGGTTTTCCAGAAGTATGAAGTAAAAGCCAACTCAGTGGTGCTCTTCAAAAAG tttgaTGACGGCAGAGCAGACTTTGCATTGTCAGAAGACGGGAAGCTGGACAAAAATAATCTGACCAACTTCATCAAGGAAAACAGCCTGGAACTGATCATCACATTCAGACAGGag ACTGCAGATAAGATCTTCACCTCTAGCATCACCCTGCACAGCTTGCTGTTCATCAACTCCACTGTGGAGAGTCAGGCAGCCCTGGTGGACGAATCCAGGAGTATTGCCAAAGAGTTCAAGGGCAAG ATGCTGTTCATTGTAATTGACGTGACAGCAGCCCTGTCTCATGTGCTGACATACTTCGGCGTGTCCAAGAACGACGCCCCCACTGCACGCATCATCAACATGGAGACAGGAAAGAAGTTCAACATCGCCTCCGGGGATCTCACAGTAAATTCACTGCGACAGTTGTGCCAGGAGGTTGTGGATGGCACTGCCAAG CCCTACTATCGGACAGAGGAGATCCCAGAGGACTGGAATAAAGGACCAGTCAAAGTCCTAGTGGGGAAGAATTTTGAGTCTGTTGCTCTGGACCCAACCAAAAACGTCTTTGTGGAGTTTT atgcTCCATGGTGTGGACACTGCAAGGAACTGGCTCCCATCTGGGAACAGCTGGGGGAAAAGTATGCTGACCATGAAGACATTATCATAGCCAAGATGGATGCCACAGCCAACGAGGTGGAGTCTATTGAGATTCAGGGATTCCCCACGCTCAAATATTTCCCAGCTGATGGGAAAGag GTGGTAGAATACGCTGGAAAGAGGGATCTGGAGACCTTGTCTAAGTTCCTGGATAATGGAGGAGTGTTGCCTGAGGAGGGAAGtaatgaggaggaggacgaagatgatgaggaagacGAGGAAGATGATGATGCTAAGGAGGGTGACGGCCCCAGTGAAGACAGCGAG GATACTGATGAGTCTGCAGAGGTACAGACGAACATAACGTCTAAAGATGAACTGTGA
- the si:dkeyp-75b4.8 gene encoding lipopolysaccharide-induced tumor necrosis factor-alpha factor homolog isoform X2, whose amino-acid sequence MEPPPYEEASLHPPALSTEGVNIPPPPSYNASLSSPSTPPPTYGEAVGVTPPVSGRQTQPAVVVTQPLPVPISVTCLRDIPGLVRCPHCHHTVTTKVTYLPGRAAWCMCVLLTLMGLVCGFCLIPLMVRGLQDAHHSCPQCGNHLHIHTR is encoded by the exons ATGGAACCCCCTCCCTATGAAGAGGCCAGTCTCCACCCTCCTGCTCTGAGTACAGAAGGAGTTAacatccccccacccccttcctacaacgcctccctctcctccccctcaaCACCTCCTCCCACCTATGGAGAAGCAG TTGGTGTAACACCGCCTGTCAGCGGCAGACAAACTCAGCCAGCAGTAGTTGTGACCCAGCCACTGCCTGTTCCTATCTCAGTGACATGTCTGAGAGACATCCCTGGTTTGGTACGCTGCCCACACTGCCACCACACTGTCACCACTAAAGTCACATACCTGCCTGGGAGGGCTGcctggtgtatgtgtgtgcttctcaCATTGATGgg gctggTCTGTGGCTTCTGTCTGATCCCGTTAATGGTACGTGGACTACAAGATGCACATCACTCCTGCCCACAGTGTGGAAACCATCTGCACATTCACACAAGATGA